The Verrucomicrobiia bacterium genome includes the window GACGCCCCCCATCCACCATGAAATTTTCAGAGATAATCTCGAACCAATCTACCACCGGCTTTTTGCGGAGGATATGCTGGTAATGCGGAATGCGCAGGCCGATGCCCACGCCATAATCCGTGAAGGCGTTAAAACGATTGGCGGGCATGGAGTTTACGCCTGAATTTTTACTCTTCTGTAACGGCGATCCCAAACCGCCGCTACGCCAAAAAATTACACGCCCTTGGCGGCTTTTTCTTTCTGCATCTTCTCCCAATTCTTGATGTCCTTGTCCGTGATGCTGCACGCGCCCTTGCCTTTGCAATCGTTCTTGAACTTGCATTTATGGTCGTCGTTCTTGCAACCGCCCAGGCCCTTGCAATCGTTCTGGCCCGAACAATCGTGGACCTTGGGCATTTTTTTCGCCGGAGCCACCTTGCCCGGCGCGGTGTTCGTATCGGCGCTCGAAGCGCGATTGACCGCCACGCCGCTGAGCAAACCAGAGATGGCGGCGGCAGTAATAAGAGTGCGAGTTGTTCTTTTCATGGGTTTTCCAATCGTTGATTTAACCATACTATAGAGCGCATGCGGGAGACTTTCGTTCAAGGAGAAAAAGGCTTCCTCACGCCGTGTGAAAAAGATTCGGCAAGACCCACAAATCTTCCCCAATGATGCACTAAATGAATTCGCGGCGAAAATCACTCACCCGAACAAATCCGAACCGTATAACGCGCCGCCGAACTGTCCGCCACAAAATGCACCGCCGCCGGCACATTCACATTTAACGTCATTAGTTGCGCCGGCGCGTACTTCCCCACGCGATGTCCCCGCGCGTCCTTGAAAATGCAATCCACCTTCACCGTCTGCGGCCGGTCTTCACGATCCCGAAGCCGCGCCGTCACCTCCAGCCGCCCATCCGGCGTCGCGCGCTCCTCAATCGCCGGGCATGCCACCGAATATTGCAAACGCGAATCCACCACCACCACCAGCGCGTGATCCTCCACGCCATTGACCGACGTGTTCAGCGGCACGTAACTTCCTGGCCCGCCCGTCGCGCAACCGCTGATTGCCGCCACAGCCACCATCGCCAATCCGCTAAAAAAAATGCGCATCACACCCATTCGTTTCCCCGTTGAAAACTTTTTTAAAACCCAACCGCCGGACGCGTCCCTTGTTTCGTGATCGTCTTTTCATCCTCCCAAACCGCCACGCCCGCATTCGAGCTAAGCGATAACTGGAACACAAACGACGATTGACGCGTATCCCCCGCGCGGTCGCGCACTTCAATGATCTTTCCCGAGAGCGTGTAATCCGGTCGGCGGCTGCCGACACCCTGATTCAACTCCTGCTGCCGCTGCATATCCGCCGCGATCGGGTCCGCCGGCCCGCCGATGCCGTAAGTCGTGGACGTCTGCACCTTCCCCGTGCGATTGAGCGCCACGCTGATTTTTTTCACCAGCAAGTCCGTGTCGAACTGTTCGCCCGTTTCATTTTGGATGCGGCTGATCGCCAGCAGCGCCGGTTGGCCCTGCGCGCCACTGCGCAATTTATCCTGGCTGATGTAATTGTCGTTCAGCGATTGCACCATCGCATTCGCCGCGTTGGCAAAGTCCTGGATATTGATGTCGCCCACCGTGGTCACCAGATGCGAGCTGTCCGAATTGACGTAATGCGCGTCGGTGCCGCAACCAGTGAGCAACGCAATGCCCAGCGCGGAAATCGCCGTGGAAACAAAAATGGTTTTTTTCATAAATTTTTTTGGTCGAGATTAGTTTAATTGACGGGATGCAAAAATTTCACGCGAAAATCCTTGGCGGTAATCGTCGGCGCGAGGGCCACGATCTCCTGCGTTTCACCGCCTTCAATGGTGCGGGAAATGGTGGTGTCCGTCGGCATGTGCATCGCCATGCCCGCCTGGTCGAACCATTCGATCTGATACGAGAACGTCTGCGTATCGCTGGTGAGGTTTTTCACCTCGATTTGAATTTTCAGAAAACCGGCGGGAGTGTCGGTTGTGTTCACGGCGATAATATGCACGTGATTATCCAGGTAAGGATCGGTCGTTACGCGTTTGTCCGGCAGCATCGCGCGCTGGCCGGAAGGCTGCGCTGGTTCCACGGTGTTCACCGAAGTGGTGCAGCCGGTGGCGAACAACGCGGCGCCCAGGGCGGCCGCCGCGAACGGAAGCAAGGGAGTTTTCATATTAATTCCTCAGTTTAAATTGACTCACCAATAAAGGTGTACCGATTCTGACGCAGCGGACATACACCACATTCACCGTGCCGGGCTGCACCATGACCTCGGCCGGCGGCGCACCCGGCGCGCTCAGCGTCAATCGCCGGTCGGCCGGCGTATTGATGCGCGCGACTTCAAAATCCTTTGGCAGCGTCGTCCACGAACGCGTATCCGCGATGTTCACCGAGGCTTGCGCCACCGCCGTTCCCAAACGCGCGATCAATCCGCCGATGGCGTCCTGCTGGCTCGCCGCCTGATTGATCGCCCAACCCGCCGCGCCTTTGGCCACCGTCGAGATCAGCGTCTTGGTGATGATGCTTGGATATTCATTTTTGAAATCGAGCGCCACAATCGCATCCATGTTCGCCAGCGGCTCCGCCGTTTCCTGCACGCCCGCGCCGCTGACCGTGAGATAACGCGGCTCCTCGTCATGAATGATCAGAATCGGAAACGCCGCGCCGACATACGACACATCGGAAAAAATGATCGGCACATCTATGCGCACCTGCCCGCGGCTCGGCGCCTCGCCCGTCTCAAAAATCACATACGTGCACGGCGCCGGCGCTTGTCCGCCGATCATCGCATTCACTTGCGCCAGGTCCTGCTGCACGAATTTATTTTGTCCCTCGACTTCGATCACGCGCTCCAAAGATTTATGCGCATGCTCCAAATCCGCGCCGCCCGCGCCTTGATACATGTAAAACAATCCGTCGAGATACACCGTGAAGGGATTCACGTAATCCGCGTAATACTTGAAATTCTCCGTCCCCTTCGTCGCGTTGGCGATGGCGCTGTTGAACGTCGGGTCGGCCTTCGCGCGCTCAATCGCTTCCTTGTCCTTCGCCGAATCCTCCGCCGACTTCGCGCGCGCGATGCGTTTCGCATTGTCCGCCACCGCGTCCTGCTGGCATTGATAAGCGCGAATCAATTCGGGCCGCGCGCGTTCGGGATCGGCGAGCGTGAGGTAATTCAACGCCTCGTAAGTGTGCAGCATGATCTTGTCGTACGGCTTCCCTTCGTACGGCAAATTTTCCTGGTTCGAAAAAATCGCGGCGGTTTCGTGCCCGGCCTTGACCTTCGCCTCCTCCTCGTATTGATCCATGCGATGGGCCGCCTCGTCAAAATGACGATTGCTCTCGCCGTAACTCCCCGCCGCGCGATACGCCGCGCCCGCTTCGAGATGCCACACGACCGCATCCGCCTTCCGCGCATCGTCCGCCTTCTTGCCGAATTCAGCGGCCGCCGCCGCCGGGCGGCCGTAATCCCAATTCGAGGTCATTCGCCCCGCCTGCTCGCGATAAGTACGGCAACCGGTGGAAACCAGTGCGACGAGCACCATGCTCGAACCCAACTGCGCAAACTTTTTCATGGACGTCCCCGGCGCAAACGCCGGAAAATAATCACTGCTCTTTCAGTTAATAAATGATCTAAATTGCCGTGTAGTGGCCCCATAATCTTATATCTACCGCACTTTCCCGGTTATACAACCCGGACTTGAACTATTAACGCGCCACTCGCTGAAGCACAAGGGTTTTTGGATGAACTGCGTCTTCCCGAAAAATTATTGTCACCACCTGAATCGGTCTGTTAGAAGTTTCGCATGGAAGCCCGCACTCCGATTAATCGCCGCATAAATTATTGGAACACCGCTGGGCGCTGCATCGTATTTCTGCTGGCCGCTTCCTCCATCGCCGCCCTGCTCGTGGAATTCTATCACCTTTGTTCCATGCGCTCTTTCACCCTGTACATTTTCCTCCCGGCGATGGCTGCGCTGTTCGCCTTCGCGTCGCTCGATTGCCTCAAGGGCAACGGCCAACTCGCGCAAGCCGTGTGGATCGGTATCATCGGCGGACTGCTCGCGGCGATTGCCTATGACATTTTCCGATTGCCCTTTGTGTTCTCGAAGGAATGGGGACTCCAGACCATCGTCCCACCGATGCAACTGTTCAAAGTCTTCCCCCGCTTCGGCGCGATGATCCTCGGCCAGCCCATCGAACAAGACCACTACGCGCTCCCCGCGCAACTCGTCGGCTGGGCATATCATTTCAGCAACGGCGCAACCTTCGGCGTGATGTATATGGCAATGGTCGGCGAAGGCACGCGGCGGCATTGGGCGTGGGCGGTGTTATTCGCGATGGGTCTCGAACTCGGCATGTTGTTCACCCCGTACCCGCAGATGTTCGGCATCGCCCTCACGGCGCGGTTCGTAATCGTGACCCTGATTGCACACGGAATTTTCGGAGTCGAACTGGGCCTCGCTGCGCGCTGGCTCACGCGTCAAATTCAACGGCTGACGAGCCCATCACATGCTATTACCTAAGCTAAGTGGATCTATGCCGCAGATCTGGCGCGGCAGAAAATCTACTTGTGCTTCCAAAAAACCACCGTCGTTTCAATCCATCAGTAGCGACAAAAAAATTGCAATCCCTTGTTTGGGGTGGCACTTTTGCGGCATGAACTTTCCTGTAGATGGGAAAAAGGCGACCCAAGCCGCCGCAAGGCTTATTGAAAAATCCGGAGGCCCGATAGATTATCTTCGTCTCGTGAAATTGGCCTATTTGGCGGACCGGGAAGCGATTCAGACCCGCGGAATCCCCATAATCGGCGGCCATTATTTTTCGATGCGCAAAGGTCCAACCATCAGTGAGGTGATGAATTTTGTTCAACAAAGAAATGCCCCGGAATGGAAAAGCACAATTTCCCCGCGGCATGGCAATGAGATTCGCCTGGAACGAACTCCAAAATCCGACGCTCTTTCCGAGTCGGAATTAAAAATCCTGGACGAAACGGTTTTGCGTCATCTCAACCGGACGACTGACGAATTGGTTGAGTGGTGCCATAAGAATTGTTCCGAATATGAACACACTTCCGCTTACGAACGAAAACCCATTCACGTTGAATCGTTGTTAAAAGCCGCCAAGAAAAGTCCAAGGCAGATTCAAAAAATTGTTCGCGAGGCAGCTTCGTTGGAAAGACTGGAAGAACTTCTTGCCTGATCGTGATTTCAAAAGGGAGCGCTTTCATTTGGGAAGGCCATGTCTGGTTCATATTGAGCGACCCCAAACGCCATTCCGGTCAGGTCCTTTGTGTAAATATCACAACCCTGGACGAAGAGTGTCCGGACGATGAATGTCTTCTCAATCCGTCTGATTATGGATGGATTAAACATGCCAGCGTGGCAGCATTTTCAAGAGCCAGAGTATTCAAACTGGTTAATCTGATTGAAGCCATTAACAAAGGATTGCTCAAGCAACCGGTGCCAAATTTAATTCCTCTGAAAACCATCCAAAAAATCATAATTTGTGCCAGGTGTTCGCGCGAACTTTCCGCTGACAAGAAAAAATTTCTGGATTAGTCCCGTTATCGCTGAGATTCGTGACAAAATCCCTTTTCGAGATTACTCTCTGCCGTCTGTTTCAGAATATGTTGCTTCCCCGGCGCGAAGCGGTTTAATTTTTTACGATGCTCGCTCGACGTGTCATTCCTTGTCTGGACGTCCATGACGGCCAGGTCACCCGCGGCGTCCAATTCGGCAAAGCCGAGGTGGGCGGTCTCCGCAACGTCGGCGATCCCGTCGAACTCGCCATGCGCTACAACGAACAGGGCGCCGACGAAATGGTTTTCTTCGACATCACCGCCAGCGCCCAGGGCCGCGCCTCGATGATCAGCGTCATCGAACGCACCGCCGATGAATGTTTCATGCCGCTCACCGTCGGTGGCGGCATCCGCACCGTCGAGGACATGTATGCCATGCTCCGCGCGGGCGCGGACAAGATCAGCATCAATTCCTCCGCGCTCGCCACCCCCGATTTGATTCGCGCCGGCGCCGAAAAATTCGGCAGCCAATGTATCGTCGTCTCGATTGACGCCAAAAAAGTTTCGCCCGAACGCTGGGAAGTTTTCAGCCACGGCGGACGCAAAGCCACCGGCCTTGAAGCCGTGGATTGGGCGAAACGCGCGGTGGAATTGGGCGCGGGCGAAATCGTTTTGAACAGCATTGATGCCGACGGCACGCGCGCGGGTTTCGATCTCGTCATCACGCGGCGCATCAGCCAATCCGTCGGCGTGCCCGTTGTAGCCAGCGGCGGCGCGGGAAATCTCGATCACATGGCCGACGTGTTGCTCGAAGGCCACGCCGACGCCGTGCTCGCCGCGAGCGTGTTTCATTACGGGACCTACACCGTCGGCGACGTGAAGAAATTCCTAGCGCAAAAAAATATTCCCGTCCGCCTGTAACGCATTCGCCTCACCCGCGGCGGCGATCTAAAACCGCCGAAATTGCCGAACGTCTCTTCTCGCGCTCCTTCAATCACCGCGAGATTTTTTTCTTTTCTGAATCCAAACCCGCACCTCGCCGCATCCCACCCACAGCAAACTCAACCCAACAAAACTATGAACCAAAATTCTTTCGCGACTTTTCTGGTCGAAGGCGCACTGGCGCTCTCATTAGTAACG containing:
- a CDS encoding penicillin-binding protein activator LpoB; the protein is MKKTIFVSTAISALGIALLTGCGTDAHYVNSDSSHLVTTVGDINIQDFANAANAMVQSLNDNYISQDKLRSGAQGQPALLAISRIQNETGEQFDTDLLVKKISVALNRTGKVQTSTTYGIGGPADPIAADMQRQQELNQGVGSRRPDYTLSGKIIEVRDRAGDTRQSSFVFQLSLSSNAGVAVWEDEKTITKQGTRPAVGF
- a CDS encoding YcfL family protein; translated protein: MKTPLLPFAAAALGAALFATGCTTSVNTVEPAQPSGQRAMLPDKRVTTDPYLDNHVHIIAVNTTDTPAGFLKIQIEVKNLTSDTQTFSYQIEWFDQAGMAMHMPTDTTISRTIEGGETQEIVALAPTITAKDFRVKFLHPVN
- a CDS encoding Panacea domain-containing protein, with amino-acid sequence MPQIWRGRKSTCASKKPPSFQSISSDKKIAIPCLGWHFCGMNFPVDGKKATQAAARLIEKSGGPIDYLRLVKLAYLADREAIQTRGIPIIGGHYFSMRKGPTISEVMNFVQQRNAPEWKSTISPRHGNEIRLERTPKSDALSESELKILDETVLRHLNRTTDELVEWCHKNCSEYEHTSAYERKPIHVESLLKAAKKSPRQIQKIVREAASLERLEELLA
- the hisF gene encoding imidazole glycerol phosphate synthase subunit HisF, with product MLARRVIPCLDVHDGQVTRGVQFGKAEVGGLRNVGDPVELAMRYNEQGADEMVFFDITASAQGRASMISVIERTADECFMPLTVGGGIRTVEDMYAMLRAGADKISINSSALATPDLIRAGAEKFGSQCIVVSIDAKKVSPERWEVFSHGGRKATGLEAVDWAKRAVELGAGEIVLNSIDADGTRAGFDLVITRRISQSVGVPVVASGGAGNLDHMADVLLEGHADAVLAASVFHYGTYTVGDVKKFLAQKNIPVRL